In the Pseudorasbora parva isolate DD20220531a chromosome 5, ASM2467924v1, whole genome shotgun sequence genome, ATTTGAGTTTGACAACACACATGGCGCTAAATACAGCAGTTAAAAACTATTTCTGATCATTGACTCCCAGTCTTTATATGGTTTCTCAAAATAATTCAGAAGTATAGACTATAATATAATAGTTCTAATAGGGGCTCATTGTAACGcagtgtgacaacatgccccggCCTGCACAAGATTTAACCGTGGCTCGTGTCTTCTGCTcgttagatcagcattaaagaaccaactcaactgttaaatatcacataagattacaataataaaaaaaaaaaaaaaaaaaagaaatttacTCTTGCAATGGTTCAGTGATATCAGTGAATTTTTCTCTCTAAATAATGGTGATATGGCAACGAGTAAAATACACCAAGTTTAGTCgtcctggcatgtgtggaaagtgttaaactCTGCGTTAGGCtgtgccccgctctcccctAGCTTTAGCTTTCAAATTATAAAGAAGATAAATAAAACAAGAACGGTACAAATAAAGTGTAGCATCTGCTGTTACTGTGGTAAGGAACCATTGAAGGGATACATGACAAATATCACTTTCCTTATCTTCTCCTTTATGAACACATGATTGACCTGAAGAATGAAAGCCATGTCATAAACTTGAATATTAATATGAGCAATATCACGATCATAGCCATGTGAAATGGATCTAGATCTATATCAGACGGGCTGCAGCATTAGCAATAACATTTcacaaatattgtttttattaataattcaaACACTTTAAGTACCTGTTCATAAATATGGCCGTTTTCAAGACTTAAATTTCAAAATGTAAGTATTTTAAGCACCCTGTACAAACTCTGTTAAAATCATAGCTGATAATTAAAGCTAACATCCATGTGCAAGTTAACCATCAATTTCTCAACGAGAAATAACTATCCCTTTATCGAATAACCagattattttcttattatgaAACTGAGCCCTCATTTCTTACAGATTTTTTTCATTGtgcaaataatatttaacatatttctTTGATAAACCGTTTTATAGAAACAGTTCCTTATAAACTCAGTTAATAATAGCAGATGTTGGTGATGAAACGACAGGAATAACCAGATTAAAGTCACATTGGTTTCTTTTGTAATTAAAGATGCTGTCAGTCTTTAAAGTGAAGGGATGTTAATAGGCCTGTAAAGTCGTTTCAAATGACTCTACCGCCACCTAACGGTCATGAAAAGAAACTACAGCCACCATTTCATTTGCTgaaaaagagaattttactaGTATAAAAGTCTCATTTTGTGAAAGAGTAGGAAAGCAGTTTGGATGATCAACAAAAGTAGTTTCCAGAAACTCCCATGCATATTAATGCTACAAATAACTGCCAAGCATTCACGTCAGTAAAGCAGAAACTCTGTCCAACGGCTTTAATtcactaaatattccacacagCGCAAGCACAAAAACTGCAAAGCTACAAAGATTGCAACAAACAACCTGAATAGAAGTAACATTACAGTAACTTTGTTACAAGGCTACCAAGTCAGGTCCATGATGCACCACATTCACCTCCACAGGCACTTCCTGTCGTCTTCTGCTCTTCGTGTGGTCAGAAGCTCAGCAGCGGACGCCATTGAGGCTCAAAACTTGCGCGGCTGTTGAATACAGGGGATGCGCGCGGCGTGCGGTTTCTCCACACTCGGCCTGACCCGGCTGTGCCGCACAGAAACTGGAATCTCGGGGTAATCACGATTAAACTGCAGGAGACAAACATTACAACGTTAAATATGACATTTCTGAAATAAAGGAATCTTTACCATAATATAGTGGCTGACCAAATGACTACTACAACATTAAGATATTCCAGCTCCTAGCCTAGTTTCATTGTTAAATTTAATACAAattcaattattaaattataattactaCTCTTATCATTATAACATTTAAAGGGATTACACATTAGTTgtattagtttagttttttggtctgttatacatttatatactattttattgaactttttttagtacgtttaataaaaaaaaatgaattgtacatttaatttatttccaTTTAGTTTTTTCTATGTAGTATTTATGTTTAAGTGtattgttattatatttatgtaatatatttatccatttaatttttataattcaAGTACTTTTTTATTTCTCATTTATTTCTACTCATTTTTATATAcatgaatatattatatattacttGACAAACaatataagtaaaaaataatatacacaagcatttgaaaaataattgcataagctatatattttaacaaaatatataagttacataaaaataaatacaatagccAACAAAATTAAACATAATAAAGAGAAAGatagaaataaattaaatatacatcaaatttaaataaattaaactgaaatgcatggaaattaaaatgtactaaaattaaataaagcaatacattaaagtataaaaatataacaaacactaataatgattataataagaaataataaacagaaataaaacaaaataaaaaggtaaatagccaaataaaaaagttaatttacatTACCACTACATTAAACATAgaaatactaaataaaaataaagaattggaaattaaatagaaaaataaactaaaagacTTGACAAACTTCCTTTAGTAGTTGAACTAGTTGATGAGCACTGGTTTAGAGGATTAAACACTCAGATCACTGAAGTGGGCGGATGAGCTCAGAAAGTGAATCATATTTGGACAAAACTACatcaaattaaagggttagttcacccctaaaatgaaaattatttcattaattactcaccctgagtacaatgccaatggaggcctttctgaagcctttctcagctttcaacaaaaatatcttcatttgtgttctgaagatgaacgaaggtcttacgggtgtccaacgacatgagggtgaggaattaatgaaatcaatttttgggtgaactaaccctttaatgtccaTGTCATAGTTCCCACTCACTCCAATGAAAAATACTGATTCATATTTGGGTGAGGTCTACTACAATAAACTCTATAAAATGTTAAAACCCTTTCTAAAGTAGCATCCAAACAGCAGTGCACTATGGGATTGAAGGAAGATGTATGTAATGCTAGCGATATCTTGTTATCAGAGTGTAACAAACCTTCTCAAGCGGCCCAGCCAGGAGAAGACCCAGATGCTGCATTCTGGACGGGGTCGACAGGGACCTGCAGAACAAATCAGCTCAGCAAGATAAGTGCCAAATAATCCATCAGATAACGCTGAATGAAAACTCACAGTTCTGTGACTTCATGCAAAGCGGCAGAACATATTTAGCAACACGTTTCTGCTTCATCGCACTTTAGACGCCCACAGGAAgaataaaattatgctttttaCCCATGCAAAAATTGATGAATCAATGTTTTGTTGTGGACCAGAACGcaacatataaaaataaagcagCTGCGATATGAATATTACTGCCAGCGGGTTTAGCAAACCACTGCACATTCCAGCACAGCCCAAGGCAGCAGATCTTCCAGGAAACGGGTTCATTAAATGTTGAGCAAGCTGCCAGAGGCTGAGAGGAATTTTTTTGAAAACAGCTGAATTTAATTTCAACGTCAGAAAGATCTGCATCTTTGTCAATCAGTctttatatcgcgcttttacaatgacgattgtttcaaagcagcttcacggtgtcaaacaggacaatattgcaacaaaatgtgatttggctgtacagtcgtactggagaaaacagtgacgttatcagcttattttaatttatcatatagcgacaatgtttgCAGATCCGTATTATAGtctatagaattaaataagacctaatgaATTAAtttcatttgtatatttagttgaataactttgatcataatttgtGTGTCCCcgactgagcaagccaagccaaaggcgaccaaagaaaccaaactccatcagggcgtgatggagaaaaataaaccttggagaaaccagactcagtcggggtgccagttctcctctggcctattaacacacagtttatgattattattctggcagcCTTACAGgccagaaatcatattagatcggaatattctaaatttctgggtatcacacAAGAGACgagtttatttaggatggcgcgttgattacacaagagtatgaatattGGAAAGATCGTCGCGCCGCTTAAACTTTGTCTAAGTTAAGCAGAAGAAACTGTACCTGGTTTTGTCAAACTTCTTGGTCTCCTTATCCACGTTGCTGTTATCATCAGCGGTCTTCTTCACGACTCGCTTCCCTCCAGCtttcactgaagaaagaaaacatTTACGGTTTCAGTAGAAATCATCAAAACCAAAAGATTCAAACTTCTATGGCTAATTGGATCAACAATCCAATTTAAAAGAATTAGGTTGTTAAACTGCTAAAAACAACTTGCTagttaaataaacaaacatatatacccacatacataaaaacatcaaaaattaaatagaaaaagatattaaaaagcaaaagcaATAGAAAAGgtcaaattaaatgtatgaatattacataaatagaaaaataccaaaaataatacaattaaacaatgacatggaaatatatataaaaaaaactaagtaacagaaaataagaaataaaaataaaaaaataagaaattacatttaaaaaaggaaataaaatcaaattaaacctaaagaaatattaaatattaatgttgcactatgtagtatttttgcagtaaaatattcaaaaaccactaggccagtgttatacattttgttcagttacCTACAATataccaaatgtttccaactatttgtaaattgtgagaaaattgctattttaactaaggaccgggacgtgtcagcatagcggttgagggagtcgcctgtcaatcgtgtcatatctgcgctaccctcggttttatttggcagaagcgcttttctcttagcagtgtgaacaagtcacagcagcgccgagcgaatgcacagagtaacgtcataacatcattttaaacacacttaaatgtatctgatatgataaacagagctgctttaccttataatcataaccggaaaaaGTAGAAGTGCGCGCGCCCGCCGACTGTGTCCcgcca is a window encoding:
- the LOC137075706 gene encoding death-associated protein-like 1 homolog, whose translation is MVQLSKTEARDSLKAGHPPAVKAGGKRVVKKTADDNSNVDKETKKFDKTRSLSTPSRMQHLGLLLAGPLEKFNRDYPEIPVSVRHSRVRPSVEKPHAARIPCIQQPRKF